From Microbacterium sp. CGR2:
AGATGCAGCGCAGCTATCTCGACTACGCGATGGCCGTCATCGTCGGCCGTGCCCTCCCGGATGTGCGCGACGGACTGAAGCCCGTGCACCGCCGTGTGATCTACGGCATGTACGACGGCGGCTTCCGTCCCGACCGCTCGTTCTCCAAGTGCGCCCGTGTCGTCGGCGAGGTCATGGGTCAGTACCACCCGCACGGCGACTCCGCGATCTACGACGCGCTGGTCCGCCTGGTGCAGCCGTGGTCTCTGCGGTATCCGCTGGCGCAGGGTCAGGGCAACTTCGGCTCCCCCGGCAACATGGGTGCCGCGGCTCCCCGTTACACCGAGACGAAGATGGCTGCCCTCGCGCTCGAGATGGTGCGCGACATCGAAGAGAACACCGTCGACTTCCAGGACAACTACGACGGTCAGACCCAGGAGCCGACGGTTCTCCCCGCTCGGTTCCCGAACCTGCTCGTCAACGGGTCCGTCGGTATCGCGGTCGGCATGGCCACCAACATCCCGCCGCACAACCTGCGCGAGATCTCGGAGGCGGCACTCTGGGCGCTCGACAACCCCGGCATCAGCCGCGAAGAGCTGCTCGACGGTCTGATCGCCCGAGTTCCCGGTCCTGATTTCCCGACGGGCGCGCAGATCCTCGGCACCAAGGGTGTGCAAGAGGCATATCGCACGGGCCGCGGTTCGATCACGATGCGCGCGGTCGTCAACGTCGAAGAGATCCAGGGCCGCACGTGCCTGGTCATCACCGAGCTCCCCTATCAGGTGAACCCCGACAACGTGGCGGTCAAGATCGGTGACCTCGCCCGTGACGGCAAGATCACCGGCATCGCCGACATCCGCGACGAATCGTCGGACCGCACGGGTCAGCGTCTCGTCGTCGTCCTCAAGCGGGATGCTGTCGCCAAGGTCGTGCTGAACAACCTGTACAAGCACACCCAGCTGCAGGAGAACTTCGGCGCGAACATGCTCGCCATCGTCGACGGCGTGCCGCGCACGCTGGCGATCGACGGCTTCATCACGAACTGGATCGCTCACCAGATCGACGTGATCGTGCGCCGGACGCAGTTCCGCCTCAGCGAGGCTGAGAAGCGGATGCACATCCTGCGTGCGTACCTGAAGGCGCTCGACGCGCTGGATGAGGTCATCGCGCTCATCCGTCGCTCACAGACCACGCAGGACGCGAACGAAGGACTGCAGAAGCTCCTCGACATCGACGACATCCAGGCGGACGCGATCCTGCAGATGCAGCTCCGTCGCCTGGCCGCGCTGGAGCGTCAGAAGGTCATCGATCAGGCCAACGAGCTCGAGATCCAGATCGCCGACTACAAGGCGATCCTCGCCGACGAGGGGCGCCAGCGCACGATCATCCGCGAGGAGCTCACGGCGATCGTCGACCGCTTCGGCGATGAGCGCCGCACGCACATCCTGCACGGCTTCGACGGCGACGTGTCGATGGAAGACCTGATCGCCGAAGAGGAGATGGTCGTCACCGTCACGCGTGAGGGCTACATCAAGCGCACGCGCAGCGACAACTACCGCTCCCAGCACCGTGGCGGCAAGGGCATCAAGGGTGCTCAGCTGCGTGCCGACGACATCGTCGAGCACTTCTTCGTGACGACGACCCACCACTGGCTGCTCTTCTTCACCGACAAGGGCCGCGTGTACCGGGCGAAGACCTATGAGGTGCCGGAGGCGGGTCGTGATGCGAAGGGCACGCACGTCGCGAACCTGCTTGCTCTGCAGCCCGACGAGAGCATCGCCCAGGTTCTCGACATCCGCGACTACGCGGTCGCCGACTACCTCGTCCTCGCGACGCGTGACGGGCTGGTGAAGAAGACGCGTCTCGATGCCTATGACACCAACCGCCAGGGCGGCGTGATCGCGATCCGTCTGAACGACGAGGACGAACTGGTCAGCGCACTCCTGGTCGACGCTTCCGAAGACATCCTCCTGATCAGCAGCCGCGGGATGTCCGTGCGGTTCAGTGCGACCGATGAGGCGCTGCGCCCGCTCGGCCGTGCGACCGCCGGCGTCAAGGGAATGAAGTTCCGGGAGGGCGACAGCCTGCTGTCGGCATCCGTAGCCGTACCGGGCCGGTTCGTGTTCGTGGTCACCGACGGGGGCTACGCGAAGCGCACCGCCGTCGAGGAATACCGCGTGCAAGGACGTGGTGGATACGGCATCAAGGTGGCCAAGCTGCACGACGAGCGAGGCACCCTCGCCGGCGGTCTCATCGTCTCGGATGACGACGAGGTCTTGGTGGTTCTCTCCAGCGGCAAGGTGGTACGCTCTGCCGTGGCCGAGGTGCCCGCGAAGGGCCGAGATACCATGGGAGTGGTGTTCGCACGCACGACGGAAGCAGACCGCATCCTCGCCATCGCCCGCAACGGTGAGCGTGGCCTCGCAGAAGACGAGGCCGAGACGGACTCCGACGAGGCCACCGAGACGACACAGACCCCTGAGGAAAGCACGGACGAATGAGCACAGTAGCCGACAAGCTGGCGAAGAAGTCCACACGCAAGACCAGCGGCAAGCAGGTCCGCCTGCGCCTGGTGTACGTCGACTTCTGGTCGGCCGTGAAGCTCTCCTTCCTCGGCGCGGTCGCCCTCGCGGTCGTCACGATGGTGTCGTTCTTCCTCATCTTCCTGGTGCTGCAGGCGACGGGCATCATGGCCACCGCTGACGAGTTCGTCCGCAGCTTCACCGACGGAGCGATCCCGCTCTCCGAGGTCGTCGGTCTGCCGCAGGTGATGGCGTTCGCCGCCGTCGTCGCGATCCTCAACCTCATCGTCTTCACCGTGCTCGGCGCCGTGATCGCCGGAATCTACAACCTGGCCGTTAAGGTCACGGGCGGATTGCTCGTCGGCTTCATGTCGAACTGACCGAGTCGAACGGAGGGGCGGGTGCTTCGGCATCCGCCCCTTCGCTGTCTCCTGACCTTCCGGAAAACCCGAACTCGAGAGTCCGGTTGCCTCGGTGTCGGGGCGATGCACGCGCCCGCACCTTGGAACCATGACCACACAGACAGCGCCCACGCAGCCGGAGTCGGCCGCCAAACCGCCGCTGCGCATCGTCCTCACGATCCTGCATCTGGCAGGCATCGGAGTCATCGGCGGCATCATCTTCACCATGCTCGGGGGTCTTCTCGGTACCGGCCTCGGGCTTCTCTTCGCCGCCGGCATCGGCCTGGTCCTTCTTGTCGGCCTCGTGTACGCGCTGTTCGGCGTCGGCTGGTTCGAGATCGCCCGCGTCGGTGCGCTCTACCGCACGCCGATCGCTCCGCTGCGGTTGCGGCCGCGCGAGCGCCCGGGATTCGGCGGCTGGTTGCGGTCGCTCGGACGGCAGGCGATCGATGGCCGGATGTGGCGCGCAGTCGCCAACTTCGCGATCGTCGCGATCATGGGTGCCATCGTCCTCCGTCTCTTCTGGAGCATGGTCTGGTCCGTGTTCATCGCCTTCGCGCCTCTGACCGACGCCGACGTGGTGTCGGGACCGTTCGGCGGCAACATCGCCGTGGAGTGGGCGCCGCTCGTCGGCATCCTGGGTCTGGCGGCGTCGGCGGCCGGCATCCTCGGCCTCGCTCTGCTTCACCGCACGCTCTCCCTGGCTATCGTCGTCCACAGCCGCGAAGCAGAGCTGACCGAGCGCGTCCGGACCACCACGGCTCAGCGTGCGGGCGCGGTGCGCGCCGCGGATGTCGAGCGCACCCGCATCGAACGAGACCTGCACGACGGGGTCCAGCCGCGCCTGGTCTCAGTGGGCATGACGCTCGGCCTCGCGCAGCAGAAGATCGACAACGACCCGGATGCCGCCAAAGAGCTCATCTCCGAGGCGCACACCTCCACCAAGGCCGCGATCACCGAACTGCGACAGCTCGCCCGCGGAATCCATGCTTCGGTGCTCGACGACCGGGGGCTGGACGCGGCACTGTCGGCCCTCGCCGGACGCTCGCACATCCCCGTGCACCTCGATGTCCGGATGGACGGGCGGTGCAGCCGCGAAGCGGAAGCTGCGGTGTACTTCTCGATCGCCGAGTCCCTCACCAACGCCGCGAAGCACTCGCGGGCGAGTGAGGCCAGAGTGATGGTCCGACTGCGCGAGGGCAACACCCTCTGGGCACGGGTCGAAGACAACGGCATGGGCGGCGCGCAGGTGCAGCCCGGCGGCGGTCTCGATGGGATCGCCAACCGCATCCTCGCGGCCGGCGGCACCTTCCGGCTCGACAGCCCGATCGGCGGACCGACGTCTCTGGAGGTGAACGTACCGTGCGCATCCTGATCTGCGAGGACTCAGTCCTCCTTCGCGAAGGTCTCGTCCGTCTGCTGGAGGACGCCGGGCATGAGGTCGTGGCCGCCCTTCCCGACATCGAGGGTCTCACCGAGGCCGTCGCGACGACGGATCCTGAGCTCTGCATCCTCGACGTTCGACTCCCGCCCACGTTCACCGATGAGGGGATCCGCGCCGCGCTCGGACTGCGGTCCACCCACCCGACGCTCGCGATCCTCGTGCTCTC
This genomic window contains:
- the gyrA gene encoding DNA gyrase subunit A, encoding MTDEQRPEPEHDHGKIDQVDLQSEMQRSYLDYAMAVIVGRALPDVRDGLKPVHRRVIYGMYDGGFRPDRSFSKCARVVGEVMGQYHPHGDSAIYDALVRLVQPWSLRYPLAQGQGNFGSPGNMGAAAPRYTETKMAALALEMVRDIEENTVDFQDNYDGQTQEPTVLPARFPNLLVNGSVGIAVGMATNIPPHNLREISEAALWALDNPGISREELLDGLIARVPGPDFPTGAQILGTKGVQEAYRTGRGSITMRAVVNVEEIQGRTCLVITELPYQVNPDNVAVKIGDLARDGKITGIADIRDESSDRTGQRLVVVLKRDAVAKVVLNNLYKHTQLQENFGANMLAIVDGVPRTLAIDGFITNWIAHQIDVIVRRTQFRLSEAEKRMHILRAYLKALDALDEVIALIRRSQTTQDANEGLQKLLDIDDIQADAILQMQLRRLAALERQKVIDQANELEIQIADYKAILADEGRQRTIIREELTAIVDRFGDERRTHILHGFDGDVSMEDLIAEEEMVVTVTREGYIKRTRSDNYRSQHRGGKGIKGAQLRADDIVEHFFVTTTHHWLLFFTDKGRVYRAKTYEVPEAGRDAKGTHVANLLALQPDESIAQVLDIRDYAVADYLVLATRDGLVKKTRLDAYDTNRQGGVIAIRLNDEDELVSALLVDASEDILLISSRGMSVRFSATDEALRPLGRATAGVKGMKFREGDSLLSASVAVPGRFVFVVTDGGYAKRTAVEEYRVQGRGGYGIKVAKLHDERGTLAGGLIVSDDDEVLVVLSSGKVVRSAVAEVPAKGRDTMGVVFARTTEADRILAIARNGERGLAEDEAETDSDEATETTQTPEESTDE
- a CDS encoding DUF3566 domain-containing protein, with protein sequence MSTVADKLAKKSTRKTSGKQVRLRLVYVDFWSAVKLSFLGAVALAVVTMVSFFLIFLVLQATGIMATADEFVRSFTDGAIPLSEVVGLPQVMAFAAVVAILNLIVFTVLGAVIAGIYNLAVKVTGGLLVGFMSN
- a CDS encoding sensor histidine kinase, coding for MTTQTAPTQPESAAKPPLRIVLTILHLAGIGVIGGIIFTMLGGLLGTGLGLLFAAGIGLVLLVGLVYALFGVGWFEIARVGALYRTPIAPLRLRPRERPGFGGWLRSLGRQAIDGRMWRAVANFAIVAIMGAIVLRLFWSMVWSVFIAFAPLTDADVVSGPFGGNIAVEWAPLVGILGLAASAAGILGLALLHRTLSLAIVVHSREAELTERVRTTTAQRAGAVRAADVERTRIERDLHDGVQPRLVSVGMTLGLAQQKIDNDPDAAKELISEAHTSTKAAITELRQLARGIHASVLDDRGLDAALSALAGRSHIPVHLDVRMDGRCSREAEAAVYFSIAESLTNAAKHSRASEARVMVRLREGNTLWARVEDNGMGGAQVQPGGGLDGIANRILAAGGTFRLDSPIGGPTSLEVNVPCAS